A region from the Panicum hallii strain FIL2 chromosome 1, PHallii_v3.1, whole genome shotgun sequence genome encodes:
- the LOC112900195 gene encoding flowering-promoting factor 1-like protein 3, producing MSGVWVFKDGLVRRVENPGQDDEGSSAGGGGGGRRKVLVHVPSGEVVTSYEVLERRLRELGWERYVNDPCLLLFHQRSTVHLISVPRDFARFRLVHMYDIVVKTRNVFEVRDAAN from the coding sequence ATGTCCGGCGTGTGGGTGTTCAAGGACGGCCTCGTCCGCCGCGTGGAGAACCCCGGCCAGGACGACGAAGGGTcgtcggccggcggcggtggcggcgggcggcgcaaggTGCTGGTCCACGTCCCCAGCGGCGAGGTGGTGACCTCGTACGAGGTGCTtgagcggcggctgcgggagCTCGGGTGGGAGCGCTACGTGAACGACCCGTGCCTGCTGCTGTTCCACCAGCGCTCCACCGTGCACCTCATCTCCGTGCCCCGGGACTTCGCCAGGTTCAGGCTCGTGCACATGTACGACATCGTCGTCAAGACCCGCAACGTCTTCGAGGTGCGCGACGCTGCTAATTAG